The following are encoded in a window of Desulforegulaceae bacterium genomic DNA:
- a CDS encoding tetratricopeptide repeat protein codes for MYFEDKGDQAFENQLYYDAIACWNRGYHKNPDNASLLYKAGKAFLKLGDMDKALEYFIRSDQQNPNQYEIKKDIIRLYIIKGEIKKADKLLKEISSFAAGDLDYYFLSGDIYLVSGMAEKACEMYKQAVLLSNGSAKAFIKLSMGLVETKNLDEAEKYISKIIKNYILTPQENLLLSDYYFVKGDFELAEKNILEAVFSDKSNLGFKSHLCSFYFKTNQFEKVSEVLSQYVKEYPDNLEFKIFLADAFISLKELDKAEPLIEEIRLLSKDLADYNLIMGKYWLCKGRSSYAVLYLKDACKKKSYLVNTNFLLGTAYFAGGQFKLAENSLTKALTLSPNHQDSLYLMALLHYKLKEIELSLKYLEKIGELDFFNPKYSILKGLCFFEKKDFEKASDLFFQAFEIERELSSGFFLGRAREALKDYDSAISIYKTVLEENGFVEEVFFQYISLLIKTEKQKAASEELDKNISLVNKNPVTNYIFACFAIKLNNTKKAKFFLKTAIDQGFAFEGTYLKLASIYKDLGNLKETEKILLEGLKKFPSSKECILELGDYYYKTNSFEKAVLIYEKGLKLTQNSSVLMSNYAWVLAISEKELDIALDYARKAYELDSEKAFICDTLGYIYYLKGAYSQSLWMFEKAELLSPENPILKYHLGLVCFKLGQLSKAKENFELALKLGVKSEIKKEIEVILNGLGAKTKTIEYLESPEVNILNFPEKLVDDTDILTPQWD; via the coding sequence TTGTATTTTGAAGATAAAGGTGATCAGGCTTTTGAAAATCAGCTTTATTATGATGCTATTGCCTGTTGGAACAGAGGCTACCATAAGAATCCGGACAATGCCTCCCTTCTTTATAAAGCAGGAAAAGCCTTTTTAAAGCTTGGAGATATGGATAAAGCCCTTGAATACTTTATCCGGTCAGATCAACAAAATCCGAATCAATATGAAATAAAAAAAGATATAATAAGACTATACATTATAAAAGGGGAAATAAAGAAGGCAGATAAACTCCTTAAAGAAATTTCTTCTTTTGCGGCTGGGGATTTAGATTATTATTTTTTATCAGGAGATATTTACCTTGTTTCAGGTATGGCTGAAAAAGCTTGTGAAATGTATAAACAAGCTGTTTTATTATCAAATGGAAGTGCAAAGGCTTTTATCAAACTTTCCATGGGGCTTGTTGAAACAAAAAACTTAGATGAGGCAGAAAAATATATTTCAAAAATTATAAAAAACTATATTTTAACACCTCAAGAGAATTTGCTTTTATCAGATTATTATTTTGTTAAGGGCGATTTTGAGCTGGCAGAAAAAAATATTTTGGAAGCTGTTTTTTCTGATAAGTCAAACCTTGGATTTAAAAGCCATCTTTGCAGTTTTTATTTTAAAACAAATCAGTTTGAAAAAGTTTCTGAAGTTCTTAGTCAATATGTAAAGGAGTATCCGGATAATCTTGAATTTAAAATTTTTCTTGCAGATGCATTTATTAGTCTTAAAGAACTTGATAAAGCTGAGCCGCTGATTGAAGAAATACGTCTTTTATCCAAAGATTTAGCTGATTACAATTTGATCATGGGTAAATACTGGCTTTGTAAAGGTAGAAGTTCCTATGCTGTTTTATATTTAAAAGACGCATGTAAAAAAAAATCTTATCTTGTTAATACAAATTTTCTTCTTGGCACTGCTTATTTTGCAGGAGGTCAGTTCAAGCTGGCTGAAAATAGCCTTACAAAAGCTCTTACCCTTTCTCCAAATCATCAGGACTCGCTTTATTTGATGGCTTTGCTTCATTATAAACTTAAAGAAATTGAACTTTCCTTGAAATATCTTGAAAAGATTGGCGAGTTAGATTTTTTTAATCCCAAATACAGTATTTTAAAAGGTCTTTGTTTTTTTGAGAAAAAAGATTTTGAAAAGGCATCAGATTTGTTTTTTCAGGCCTTTGAAATTGAAAGAGAACTATCTTCAGGTTTTTTTCTTGGTAGAGCTAGAGAAGCTTTAAAAGATTATGATTCTGCAATTTCTATATATAAGACTGTTTTAGAAGAAAACGGGTTTGTTGAAGAAGTTTTTTTTCAGTATATCTCACTTCTTATAAAGACAGAAAAACAAAAGGCTGCATCAGAGGAGCTGGATAAAAATATTTCTTTGGTAAATAAAAATCCTGTAACCAATTATATTTTTGCCTGTTTTGCCATAAAACTAAATAACACTAAAAAAGCCAAGTTTTTTTTGAAAACGGCAATTGATCAAGGTTTTGCCTTTGAGGGAACTTATCTTAAACTTGCTTCTATATATAAAGATTTAGGTAATTTAAAAGAAACAGAAAAAATTCTTCTGGAAGGTCTGAAAAAATTTCCTAGCTCTAAAGAATGTATTCTTGAGCTAGGAGATTATTACTATAAGACAAACTCTTTTGAAAAAGCAGTTTTGATTTATGAAAAAGGATTGAAACTTACCCAGAATTCTTCTGTTTTAATGAGTAATTATGCCTGGGTTCTTGCAATTTCAGAAAAAGAGCTTGATATTGCCCTTGATTATGCAAGAAAAGCTTATGAGCTTGATTCAGAAAAGGCATTTATCTGTGATACCCTTGGCTATATTTATTATTTAAAAGGTGCATATTCCCAGAGTCTGTGGATGTTTGAAAAAGCCGAACTTCTTTCCCCTGAAAATCCAATTTTAAAATATCATCTTGGGCTTGTGTGCTTTAAGCTTGGGCAATTATCAAAAGCAAAAGAAAATTTTGAACTTGCCCTTAAATTAGGTGTGAAAAGTGAAATTAAAAAAGAAATTGAAGTAATTTTAAACGGGCTTGGAGCAAAAACAAAAACAATTGAATATTTAGAATCTCCCGAAGTCAATATTTTGAATTTTCCTGAAAAACTTGTAGATGATACAGATATTTTGACTCCTCAGTGGGATTAG
- a CDS encoding tetratricopeptide repeat protein, protein MKFLMRVFLACALISFSFACTDKQTKKERYLNKGIKYFSSGEYKNAELELKNAIKIDNNYLEALIKLGETSLKLGNPQQAFSMFAQAEKISPENNEVLINLAKIYFLGKKPEEALLRTKKLLSSEPDNIEGLYLKAEILFSQKNYLEAEQYFKRVTNLDENHTSSIQGLAKLSIINNDLEAAENYLIKAVNTAPNESGPRYVLAGFYISSKEFEKAENQLIQNSEIKPKDSDVFLFLGNFYLRTNNTEKAEKAYIKAVENAQDNIRPYLVLGRFYDITQKDDKAIEIYKKAIAANPDSPDAKITLARFEYKNKNIEKAEKITSEILKKRPNLLSARILKAEILLYKKEFREGLDILTQLEKEEPNSERIQYFIGIAYIGLNRTDQAAPFIVKAIELNPSYIKARLLLSEIYIEQKSFALAKNQAEEVLKLNPRDLRALMILGNSNLATGQTQEAQKNYKRITEIDNKNALAFYNLAVIKAEEQNFEEAEKLLIKSESVNKDFLEPLVLLVKIKIFQKKYKEAEKLCTDKINNLTNNSLKAFVFNLKAGLALAQNKVDQAKNDYMEAIKIFPDYLPSYSALASIYLSKKNIDEAKNQYNKILEKNPSSPTTHMMLGMIYESEKEYNKAEEHYRKALDANKDFAPAANNLAFLLAEKKGEFNEALDYALRAKKIMPEDPAIMDTLGYVYYKKELYGNAVGEFSDSLKKAENPVVYYHLALAYEKQGKPELAKKQLDLAFKLSETFEGSQEAKKLYETLN, encoded by the coding sequence ATGAAGTTTTTAATGAGGGTTTTCTTGGCTTGTGCTCTAATTTCATTTAGTTTTGCCTGTACTGATAAACAAACAAAAAAAGAAAGATACCTCAATAAAGGAATTAAATATTTTAGTTCAGGAGAATATAAAAACGCAGAACTTGAACTAAAGAATGCAATAAAAATTGATAATAATTATCTTGAAGCTCTTATCAAACTGGGAGAAACTTCTTTAAAACTTGGAAACCCTCAACAGGCATTTTCCATGTTTGCCCAGGCTGAAAAAATTTCACCTGAAAACAATGAAGTTTTAATAAACCTGGCAAAAATTTACTTTCTTGGCAAAAAACCTGAAGAGGCTCTTTTACGGACAAAAAAACTCCTCAGCTCAGAACCTGACAATATAGAAGGTCTGTATCTAAAAGCAGAAATTCTATTCTCGCAAAAAAACTACCTTGAAGCCGAACAATACTTTAAAAGAGTAACAAATCTTGATGAAAATCATACTTCTTCTATCCAAGGACTTGCGAAATTAAGTATAATAAACAATGATTTAGAAGCTGCTGAAAATTATCTAATAAAAGCTGTGAATACAGCACCCAATGAAAGTGGCCCAAGATATGTACTTGCAGGCTTTTATATTTCTTCAAAAGAATTTGAAAAAGCTGAAAATCAACTTATTCAAAACTCTGAAATAAAACCAAAAGACTCTGATGTCTTCCTTTTCCTTGGAAATTTTTATCTAAGAACAAATAATACTGAAAAAGCTGAAAAAGCATACATTAAAGCTGTTGAAAATGCTCAGGATAATATACGACCCTACCTTGTTCTTGGAAGATTTTATGACATTACTCAAAAAGACGACAAAGCTATTGAAATATATAAAAAAGCTATTGCAGCTAACCCTGATAGCCCTGATGCAAAGATTACCCTGGCAAGATTTGAATACAAAAATAAAAATATTGAAAAAGCTGAAAAAATTACTTCTGAAATTCTTAAAAAAAGGCCAAACCTGCTCTCTGCAAGGATTCTTAAAGCTGAAATACTTCTTTACAAAAAAGAGTTCAGAGAGGGCCTTGATATTTTAACTCAACTTGAAAAAGAAGAGCCAAATTCAGAAAGAATACAATACTTTATCGGCATTGCCTACATTGGACTTAACAGGACTGACCAGGCGGCCCCTTTTATAGTAAAAGCAATAGAGCTTAACCCGTCATATATAAAAGCAAGACTACTTTTATCAGAAATCTATATTGAACAAAAATCCTTTGCCCTTGCAAAAAACCAAGCTGAAGAAGTTCTTAAACTCAATCCCAGAGATCTAAGAGCTTTAATGATTCTTGGAAACTCAAATCTTGCAACAGGACAAACTCAGGAAGCTCAAAAAAACTATAAAAGAATTACAGAAATAGACAATAAAAACGCCTTGGCATTTTACAACCTGGCTGTAATTAAAGCAGAAGAGCAAAACTTTGAGGAAGCAGAAAAGCTTTTAATCAAATCTGAAAGTGTTAATAAAGACTTTCTTGAGCCACTGGTTTTACTGGTTAAGATTAAAATATTCCAAAAAAAGTATAAAGAAGCAGAAAAATTATGCACCGATAAAATAAACAATTTAACAAATAACAGCCTAAAAGCTTTTGTTTTCAACTTAAAAGCCGGACTGGCCCTTGCACAAAATAAAGTTGACCAGGCAAAAAATGATTATATGGAAGCAATAAAGATTTTCCCTGACTATCTCCCTTCTTATAGTGCTCTTGCATCAATTTATCTTTCAAAGAAAAATATTGATGAAGCTAAAAATCAGTATAATAAAATACTTGAAAAAAACCCTTCATCCCCAACAACTCATATGATGCTCGGGATGATTTACGAGTCAGAAAAAGAATATAACAAGGCTGAAGAGCATTATAGAAAAGCTCTTGATGCAAACAAAGACTTTGCTCCTGCTGCAAACAATCTTGCATTTCTTCTTGCAGAGAAAAAAGGAGAATTTAACGAAGCTCTTGACTATGCATTAAGAGCAAAAAAAATAATGCCTGAAGATCCTGCTATTATGGACACCCTGGGCTATGTTTACTACAAAAAAGAACTTTACGGAAATGCTGTTGGCGAATTTTCAGACAGCCTGAAAAAAGCTGAAAACCCTGTAGTTTATTATCACCTTGCTCTTGCGTATGAAAAACAAGGCAAACCAGAACTTGCTAAAAAACAGCTTGATCTTGCTTTTAAGCTCAGTGAAACTTTTGAAGGTTCTCAAGAAGCTAAAAAACTTTATGAAACTCTGAATTAA
- a CDS encoding outer membrane lipoprotein-sorting protein: MKHFKFSLLLLFLISVFAKPVFSEKLNAEEIAYKSFHRDRGTNSVSSSQMVLIDENGRKRTRNFTVKRYLENKLEHQLIRFLTPADIEGTGFLAIEKKGYETDQFLYLPALRRTRRIVSSQKDQRFVNSNFTYEDMERHPLENYTYELQGDAKVNNIDSYILLAVPKPGTQSQYSKTISLIHKESFTPILIKFFNKKDQHVKTYKVLKFNKIQGIWTELTVSMEDITKNQKTYINTEKIIYNTDLNKEEVSQKTLEYY; encoded by the coding sequence ATGAAACATTTCAAATTTTCACTGCTTTTATTGTTTCTAATAAGTGTATTTGCAAAGCCTGTTTTTTCTGAAAAACTAAATGCAGAAGAAATAGCATACAAATCTTTTCATAGAGACCGGGGGACAAATTCTGTTTCATCTTCTCAAATGGTTTTAATTGATGAAAACGGTAGAAAAAGAACAAGAAATTTTACAGTAAAAAGATATTTGGAAAACAAATTGGAACATCAGTTGATAAGATTTTTGACTCCGGCTGATATTGAAGGTACAGGATTTCTTGCCATTGAGAAAAAAGGATATGAAACCGACCAGTTTCTATATTTACCAGCCCTTCGTAGAACAAGAAGAATTGTTTCTTCTCAAAAAGATCAGCGATTTGTCAACAGCAATTTCACATATGAAGATATGGAAAGGCACCCCTTAGAAAACTATACTTACGAGCTTCAGGGGGATGCAAAAGTAAACAATATTGACAGCTATATTCTTTTAGCTGTACCCAAACCCGGAACCCAATCCCAATACAGCAAAACAATAAGCCTGATCCACAAAGAGTCATTTACTCCGATTTTGATTAAATTTTTCAATAAAAAAGATCAACATGTAAAAACCTACAAAGTTTTAAAATTCAATAAAATTCAAGGAATCTGGACAGAACTGACTGTTTCAATGGAAGATATTACCAAAAATCAAAAAACATATATAAATACAGAAAAGATCATTTACAATACTGATCTCAATAAAGAAGAAGTTTCTCAGAAAACACTTGAATACTATTAA
- a CDS encoding AMIN domain-containing protein, with protein MTKTKFPIFFLIFFFCFSANVFAEALSVVQNISFSKKNKYEKLTILIKHTPNPNIFILENPKRLVIDLHNSKIPQIITKKKVNGDKVKQIRTNQFKKNTSRIVLDLKNDADFDYKSTLDTKKHFSKLNVFILSKGQSFPLENTNIKTKDKEVETKELEKKSPTPPLKTESQISGFDFQEETEEIIFAFDNSAAEGIFSEVSSAEKKDFKISGIIKTKATRDTKKSRDKIKNKTSFRNKTIVEAKYKKTLTCSVLSDFLYFGDNENFNEYDFDIYELTYKYFGPKISFSLGKQIIRWGKTDQLSPVDTLNPEDMREFVTSDYEDRKIPLWMADLKLFSNFVNLEFLYIPFFKKSKHNNFETDWSRFPHLKKEVKQSSLPPPVKNYFNNLGISENEPENENEYGIRLFKTIKSLDFGFTWHKFNEDEPFISNFPIKNININGDFSVDKISSSISPADLTNEKIVMDYKKANAYGFEFETIISGFGLRGEALWQDKKTFLKSDLTSVRSPVFTYVLGADYLAPGNTYFNIQFGHQYLNDYVEEIIYADKNDYFLFGEISKDYPNYWTKIALEYFLYLNTSSKYFSPKIEYSYFKNIELSAGANLFYGNYKTGFGKHQDNSQLFLNVRYFF; from the coding sequence ATGACAAAAACAAAATTTCCAATATTTTTTTTAATTTTTTTCTTTTGCTTTTCTGCAAATGTTTTTGCAGAAGCTTTAAGTGTTGTTCAAAATATTTCTTTTTCCAAAAAAAACAAATATGAAAAACTCACAATTTTAATAAAACATACCCCAAATCCAAATATTTTTATTCTTGAAAATCCAAAACGCCTTGTAATTGACCTTCACAATTCAAAAATACCCCAAATAATTACCAAAAAAAAGGTAAATGGAGATAAGGTAAAACAAATAAGAACCAATCAATTTAAAAAAAACACTTCAAGAATAGTTCTTGATTTAAAAAATGATGCTGATTTTGATTATAAATCAACCTTAGATACAAAAAAACATTTTTCCAAATTGAACGTTTTCATTCTTTCCAAAGGACAAAGTTTCCCTTTAGAAAACACAAATATTAAAACAAAAGACAAAGAAGTAGAAACAAAAGAACTGGAAAAAAAATCCCCAACTCCCCCCCTCAAGACAGAATCTCAAATCAGCGGATTTGATTTTCAAGAAGAAACAGAAGAAATAATTTTTGCTTTTGACAATTCAGCAGCAGAAGGTATTTTCAGCGAAGTTTCTTCTGCGGAAAAAAAGGATTTTAAAATTTCAGGAATTATAAAAACAAAGGCAACAAGAGATACAAAAAAATCAAGGGACAAAATAAAAAACAAAACAAGCTTTAGAAATAAAACTATTGTTGAAGCAAAATACAAAAAAACCCTTACCTGCTCAGTTCTTTCTGATTTTCTCTATTTTGGGGACAATGAAAACTTCAATGAATATGATTTTGATATTTATGAGCTGACATATAAGTATTTTGGTCCCAAAATATCTTTTTCCCTGGGTAAACAAATAATAAGATGGGGAAAAACAGATCAACTAAGCCCGGTTGACACTCTTAATCCTGAAGATATGAGAGAATTTGTGACTTCTGATTACGAAGACAGAAAAATTCCTTTATGGATGGCAGATTTAAAGCTTTTTTCAAACTTTGTTAATCTTGAGTTCTTGTATATCCCTTTTTTTAAAAAATCAAAACACAATAATTTTGAAACCGACTGGTCAAGGTTTCCCCACCTTAAAAAAGAAGTAAAACAAAGCAGCTTACCACCGCCAGTCAAAAACTATTTCAACAACCTTGGAATAAGCGAAAATGAGCCGGAAAATGAAAATGAATACGGAATAAGGCTTTTCAAAACAATCAAAAGCCTTGATTTTGGATTCACCTGGCATAAATTTAATGAAGATGAGCCTTTTATTTCCAACTTTCCCATTAAGAATATAAATATCAACGGAGATTTCTCTGTTGATAAAATATCTTCTTCGATTAGTCCAGCTGACCTAACAAATGAAAAAATTGTAATGGATTATAAAAAAGCCAATGCCTATGGATTTGAATTTGAAACAATAATTTCAGGATTTGGATTAAGAGGTGAGGCTTTGTGGCAAGACAAAAAAACATTTTTAAAATCAGACCTCACATCTGTAAGAAGCCCTGTCTTTACCTATGTTTTGGGGGCTGACTACCTGGCCCCGGGGAATACATATTTTAATATTCAATTCGGTCATCAGTATTTAAACGACTATGTGGAAGAAATTATTTATGCTGACAAAAATGATTATTTTTTATTTGGAGAAATCAGCAAAGACTATCCAAATTACTGGACTAAAATAGCACTTGAGTATTTTTTATATCTAAACACAAGCTCAAAATACTTTTCTCCAAAAATTGAATACAGCTATTTTAAAAACATAGAACTGTCTGCAGGGGCAAATCTTTTTTATGGAAACTACAAAACAGGATTTGGAAAACATCAAGATAACAGTCAGTTATTTCTAAATGTTAGATACTTTTTCTGA
- a CDS encoding PEP-CTERM sorting domain-containing protein: MKQSFLVFLLTLFLCGSVSAYTVNFDPDGTGSNFYNVHIMNLGGISEGNLYNSFQSHIFSFQDKTTGAFTETFTQSLNTIQDEYGVETNLFSKNLLLDITFAGQYVSDSEIYFTSGNVVMYKDMDSSNNFEIANDTKIAELSYTESLVSELTGSLIGVGNDRLSMKIDIAFMFEDINPDFWGATEQDLVDKKWLFSMVGSRINQTSLFDLGPTTNEYMIGWNAPGSSVQFDAVPEPSTMILLGLGLLGLAGIGRRRMKN, encoded by the coding sequence ATGAAACAATCATTTTTAGTATTTTTATTAACTTTATTTTTATGCGGGTCAGTTAGTGCTTATACTGTAAACTTTGACCCTGACGGAACAGGTTCAAATTTTTATAATGTTCATATCATGAATTTAGGTGGTATATCTGAGGGAAATTTATACAACAGCTTTCAATCTCATATTTTCAGCTTCCAGGATAAAACAACTGGAGCATTCACAGAGACATTTACCCAGTCACTTAATACCATCCAGGATGAATATGGTGTAGAAACAAACCTTTTTTCTAAAAACCTTTTACTAGATATCACCTTTGCAGGACAGTATGTTAGCGACAGTGAAATTTATTTCACCAGTGGAAATGTTGTGATGTATAAAGATATGGACTCCTCTAACAACTTTGAAATTGCAAATGACACTAAAATTGCAGAATTAAGTTACACAGAGAGCTTAGTAAGTGAGCTTACTGGTAGCCTGATAGGAGTAGGAAACGATCGTCTTTCAATGAAAATTGACATAGCTTTTATGTTTGAAGACATTAACCCTGACTTTTGGGGAGCAACAGAGCAAGATCTTGTAGACAAAAAATGGTTATTCAGTATGGTTGGAAGTAGAATCAACCAGACAAGTCTTTTCGACTTAGGCCCTACTACCAATGAGTATATGATAGGATGGAATGCTCCTGGATCATCAGTACAGTTTGACGCTGTTCCTGAGCCATCAACAATGATTCTTCTAGGACTTGGTCTTCTTGGCCTTGCAGGTATCGGCAGAAGAAGAATGAAAAACTAA
- a CDS encoding SDR family oxidoreductase: protein MKNYFITGSTGSVGSEVVKQLIKDKEVNFYLLIFAKNDADLKRKTQQVYNYWKIKDKPDELKRFFPLKGDIRLNNFGLSDSDYEMLTDNCTHIIHCAGNVRMNLDILEAKKYSVNSAQSLVELTRKCLEKGVGFKKSEFISTVGVGGRIRGAVPETWITDKREFHNTYEEAKADAEDYIRKNCEKYDLPITVHRPSMVVGNSADGSIIHFQIFYHLCEFLSGKRTSGITTSTGSTKLDTIPVDYVAKAIIWSSTTDITKGRILHECSGPEKSIYIYDLRKKVQKAFVKKGIKIPKTIFIPSFVFKSLLPMLRSFVPKEYKNAIKTLPVFLDYLEGEQSFSNEKTVKLLSEYNIDLPFPENYLDNVLNCYLDKN from the coding sequence ATGAAAAATTATTTCATAACCGGTTCAACAGGCTCTGTTGGAAGTGAAGTTGTGAAGCAGCTTATCAAAGATAAAGAAGTTAATTTTTATCTTTTGATATTTGCAAAAAATGATGCTGATTTAAAAAGAAAAACCCAACAGGTTTATAATTATTGGAAAATAAAAGATAAACCTGATGAATTAAAAAGGTTTTTTCCGTTGAAGGGAGATATTCGTTTAAATAATTTTGGCTTGAGTGATTCAGACTATGAGATGCTAACTGACAACTGCACTCACATAATTCATTGTGCAGGAAATGTAAGAATGAATCTTGATATTTTAGAGGCCAAAAAATATTCTGTCAATTCTGCACAAAGTCTGGTTGAACTTACAAGAAAATGCCTTGAAAAGGGCGTTGGTTTTAAAAAATCAGAATTTATAAGTACTGTTGGTGTTGGAGGGAGAATAAGGGGAGCTGTTCCTGAAACATGGATAACTGATAAAAGAGAGTTTCACAATACTTATGAGGAGGCAAAAGCAGATGCTGAAGATTATATAAGAAAAAATTGTGAAAAGTATGATTTACCAATAACAGTTCATAGGCCCAGCATGGTTGTGGGTAATTCTGCTGACGGCAGTATTATTCATTTCCAGATTTTTTATCATTTATGTGAATTTTTGAGCGGAAAAAGGACTTCAGGAATTACAACTTCAACCGGTTCAACAAAGCTTGATACAATCCCTGTTGATTATGTTGCAAAAGCAATAATTTGGTCTAGCACAACTGATATTACAAAAGGAAGAATTCTTCATGAATGTTCTGGCCCTGAAAAATCAATATATATTTATGACCTGAGAAAAAAAGTTCAAAAAGCTTTTGTTAAAAAAGGAATTAAAATTCCAAAAACAATTTTTATTCCTTCTTTTGTTTTTAAGTCTTTACTTCCTATGCTTCGTTCTTTTGTTCCAAAGGAATATAAAAATGCAATAAAGACTTTGCCTGTATTTTTAGATTATCTTGAAGGAGAGCAATCTTTTTCCAATGAAAAAACAGTTAAGCTTTTGAGTGAATATAATATTGATTTGCCTTTTCCTGAGAATTATCTGGATAATGTTTTAAATTGTTATCTTGATAAGAACTAG
- a CDS encoding AMP-binding protein, with protein sequence MYKNIPDMLKKRVEKSPERTAHFTLNEKGQWEGHSWSKFYVSAFEISEKLFNAGLRLGDNIALIAPTSLLWEYIQMGILIAGGTVVGIDPGEDLLSIEKNVGLCSVKGLIVQDPSFLEKLNKETINRLRFVVFIDGADFESSNNIFSLNQLKRKAFPEVDINLKSPATMIFTSGTTGEQKAVLYTHEQVLAACRSVINAFDDLNSETNLVCWLPLANLFQRMINYCAIEIGANNYFVEDPKKIAKLIPQINPHIFIGVPRVFEKIYFGIQSEIDKKSKVARFLINYSIKKGEIISTDLRNKKTTPFLTFYIYKILDALILKKIRSIFGDNLKYMISGSAPMPLWLLEKFHAMGFLVLEAYGISENIIPNSINTSKNFKFGTVGKPLSENIIKIAPDGEFLIKGPGLFSGYYGKNKDEFTFDEEGFFATGDFVRKDEDGYLIIEGRKSEVFKTSTGRKIAPAGIENIIKEISYIEQAVVSGAQKKFIVSILAVSKDFFNEKGKFSINEILKEINDDIFFKIKHLPDYKKPVGFIVKFSEFSQESHEVTSNLKLRRKVIEKNYESEINKIYDFLDKKGFSKECIQIDQTVFIII encoded by the coding sequence ATGTATAAAAACATTCCGGATATGCTGAAAAAAAGAGTTGAAAAATCGCCAGAAAGAACGGCTCATTTTACTTTAAATGAAAAAGGTCAATGGGAAGGGCATTCATGGTCAAAATTTTATGTTTCTGCCTTTGAAATTTCTGAGAAACTGTTTAATGCAGGTTTGCGTTTAGGTGATAATATTGCTCTCATAGCTCCCACATCTCTTTTGTGGGAATATATTCAAATGGGGATACTGATTGCCGGAGGTACTGTAGTTGGTATTGATCCTGGTGAAGATCTTTTAAGCATTGAAAAAAATGTTGGCCTTTGTTCTGTCAAAGGACTTATTGTTCAAGATCCCAGCTTTTTGGAAAAATTAAACAAAGAAACTATTAATAGGTTAAGATTTGTTGTTTTTATTGATGGAGCTGATTTTGAATCCAGTAATAATATATTTTCTCTTAATCAGCTGAAAAGAAAAGCCTTTCCTGAAGTTGATATAAATTTGAAAAGTCCTGCTACAATGATTTTTACATCAGGTACAACAGGAGAGCAAAAAGCAGTTTTATATACACACGAACAGGTTTTAGCTGCTTGCAGGTCTGTGATTAATGCTTTTGATGATTTAAATAGTGAAACAAATCTTGTTTGCTGGCTTCCTTTGGCAAATCTTTTCCAGAGAATGATTAATTATTGTGCAATTGAGATTGGTGCTAATAACTATTTTGTAGAAGATCCCAAAAAAATTGCCAAATTGATTCCCCAAATAAATCCCCATATTTTTATTGGAGTTCCAAGGGTTTTTGAAAAAATTTATTTTGGTATTCAATCAGAAATTGACAAAAAAAGTAAGGTAGCCAGGTTTCTTATTAATTACTCAATAAAAAAAGGTGAAATTATTTCAACGGATCTAAGAAATAAAAAAACAACACCTTTTTTAACATTTTATATTTACAAAATACTTGATGCTTTGATTTTAAAAAAAATCAGGTCAATTTTTGGTGATAATCTTAAATATATGATAAGCGGTTCCGCACCTATGCCTTTGTGGCTTCTTGAAAAATTCCATGCTATGGGTTTTTTGGTTCTTGAGGCTTATGGGATAAGCGAAAATATAATTCCAAATTCCATTAATACCTCAAAAAATTTTAAGTTTGGTACTGTTGGCAAACCTCTTTCTGAAAATATAATAAAAATAGCCCCGGATGGGGAGTTTTTAATAAAAGGGCCAGGTCTTTTTTCCGGCTATTATGGGAAGAATAAAGATGAATTTACCTTTGATGAAGAAGGGTTTTTTGCAACAGGAGATTTTGTCAGAAAAGATGAAGATGGATATTTGATTATTGAGGGAAGAAAATCAGAAGTATTTAAAACTTCAACCGGAAGAAAGATTGCTCCTGCTGGAATTGAAAATATTATAAAAGAAATTTCATATATTGAGCAGGCTGTTGTTTCGGGAGCACAAAAAAAATTCATTGTTTCAATTCTTGCTGTTTCAAAAGATTTTTTTAATGAAAAAGGCAAGTTTTCCATTAACGAAATTTTAAAAGAGATTAATGATGATATCTTTTTTAAAATAAAGCATTTACCCGATTATAAAAAGCCAGTTGGGTTTATAGTGAAATTTAGTGAATTCAGTCAAGAAAGTCATGAAGTGACAAGTAATTTAAAGCTAAGAAGAAAAGTTATAGAAAAAAATTATGAATCTGAAATAAATAAGATTTACGATTTTTTGGATAAAAAAGGGTTTTCAAAAGAGTGTATTCAGATTGATCAAACTGTTTTTATAATAATCTAA